The Filimonas lacunae genomic sequence CTGTAATTGGACTACCCATTTTTTACGCATTGGACTACAAACATAGTCCATTCTGTAGTTAGTTTTGTACCGGGTTATACATTGGTGAACGGCATAAAGTACAAACATGAGCAACATCATTATAAAAAGGGTAACACTCCACGATATAGAAGCATTGCAGCAAATAGGCCGGCAAACCTTTGCCGAAACTTTTGCACCTTTCAATAGTGCAGAGAACATGGCTACATACCTGGAAGAAGGTTTTGCCTATGATAAACTAGCGGCTGAACTACAAAAGGAAAACTCGGAGTTTTATTTTGCGATGCTGGATAATGCTGTTATCGGGTATCTGAAACTGAATACCGGTGATACTCAAACAGAGCTAAAGGAGCAGGGAGCGCTTGAAATAGAACGTATTTATGTGCAGCAGGAATTTCACGGTAAGAGGGTGGGGCAATTGCTGTATGATAAAGCGATAGCGGTAGCCATCGAAAAACAGGTGCAGTATGTGTGGCTGGGTGTTTGGGAAAAGAATAGCAGGGCCATCCGCTTTTATCAGAAGAATGGTTTTGTTGCTTTTGATAAACATCTGTTTCAACTGGGCAACGATGTACAAACGGACTTTATGATGCGGAAAAGGTTGGATGGAAGTTTGGAAATACAACCTTTGTTAGAGAATGAAAATGTGATACTGTATCCATTACGGGAAAGTGACTTTGATAGTTTGTATGCAGTGGCTTCCGATCCGAAAGTGTGGGAACAGCATCCTAACAAAAACCGCTGGCAGCTGGAGGTGTTCCGTACTTTTTTTGATGGCGCCATACAAAGTAAGGGAGCGTTTAAAATAGTGGATAAAACCACAGGAAAAGCAATAGGATGCACCCGCTTTTACGATTATAACCCACAGGAGAAAAGCATATTCATTGGCTACACATTTTATGGTACCATCAGCTGGGGCAAAGGCATTAATCAGCAGGTAAAAGCCCTGATGCTGGAATATATATTCCCGTTTGTAAATCAGGTATTCCTCCATGTAGGTGCCCATAATATCCGCTCACAAATAGCGGTTGGCCGTACAGGAGCCAAAAAAATAGGGGAGCAGGCAGTCGCTTATTTTGGAGAAACTTCCCTGTTAAACTTTGTGTATGTGATAGAAAAGGAAAGCTGGAGAATGTGAAACGGTGGGTAAATAACGCTGGTTTTTAGGCAAAATGTATGGGAAAGGCCGAAATAGGAGTAATATTGCATACTCTTATTAAACAAATTATGAAAACAACCCGCATTTTGGGTGCAGCCTGTCTTTTCGCTGTACTCGCCTGCATGGGATGCAAAAAGTCGTCGTCCCCAACAGTTGAACCTCCATTACCTTATACTCCGGAACCTGTAACCGCTACTATTTCAGGTCGTGTTATAGATGAAAACAAGTTGCCTGTGAGTGGCGCTGTGGTTACTGCCGGATCGGTATCAGACACCACAGGAGTGGATGGCTTATTTATCATTAACAACGCCAGCGTAGATAAAAACGCTGGGTTTGTGAAAGTGGTAAAAGATAGCTTTTATCTCGGGGCTAAAACAATTGTAGTAAGGTCTGGTAAAGACAATAATGTGTCTATCCAGTTAATTAAAAAAACAGTAGCAGGTACTTTTGCCGCTTCTTCAGGCGGTACCGTTACCGTGCCGGCATCGGGCGGTAATATCCAGTTTCAGGCGGGTAGCGTGGTAAATGCTGCCAGCAATGCGGCTTATACCGGTAACGTATCGGTAAGCGCTTTCTTTTTCGATCCTACTGCAGAAGGATTTGATAACATTATACCCGGAACATTAAGGGGTACTACTACCAACAACATCGAAACAGGTTTGCAGTCTTTTAGCATGATGGCAGTGGAATTAACCGGCGATAACGGTGAGAAACTGCAACTGGCCGACGGAAAACCGGCTACCATTACGTTTGCTATTCCTGCTGATATTCGTAGCAAAGCGCCTAACAATATTCCGTTATGGTACCTGGACGAAACAAGTGGCTTGTGGAAGGAAGAAGGAGAAGCTACGCGGAAGGGAGATACCTATGTAGGTACTGTAAAGCACTTTTCTTACTGGAACTGTGATGCACCATTTGCAGTGATTGACTTTTCTGCTACCATAACAGATAAAAACGGTATTGCCCTGAAAGGGGGTAAAGTGGTGTTTACTACTTCTGACAGTACTGTTAATTATGGCGCCGGAAATATCAATGATGATGGATTTACCGGAGGTAAAATTCCTGCCATGGCTATTTTAACTATGATCATCTATGATAAATGTGGCAGCCAGGTATATAGAAAAAGTGTGGGCCCCTTTGCAGGTGCAACCCCACTGGGTACTATAGTGGTGGATGCCACTACTACTGCGGTAACTATCTCAGGTTCTGTTGTTAATTGTTCCGGTGGCGCTGTAGCTGATGGCTATGTAACCGTAGAACTGGAAAATGTATTTTACCGTACCAATATTACCAATGGAAGCTTTTCCTTGCTGGTAAACCGTTGCAACAACACGCCTGTTACTGCTACAGTTACCGCTTATGATCCTGCGTCTGCTCAAAGTGGCGAAGCTGCTAAGGTGGCTGTTTCGGGTACATCCGTAAATGCAGGGGTGATTACGGTATGTGGCACTGTGTACGACCAGTATGTATATTATACTGTAAACGGACAGAACTACGGCATAACAGCTCCTCCCTTTAACATGAAGGTAACCGCCAGTATATATGGATATGGTAACGGCGTTTATGATACGGTTACCGAATTACGCGCTACCAGCGCTGAAAACGAATACCGTTATTTCTACCTGGCCTTTAGAGGGGGTGCCTATCCTGGTGTAAAAGCATGGAGTGGTTTTTATCCTTATGATAACAGCGACACCTATTTCGTGCAGAAAGGCAATGCAGATGTAATTGTAACAGAATATGGAAGCACGGGCACAGGTTACATTGTAGGTTCTTTTACAGGGAATGTATCTGATTCTAACAATAACAGTAAGGTATATCCTATATCCTGCCGGTTTAGGTTAAAGCGATAAACTACCGTGGAAGTAACTATAAAAAAGAAGCGATCCTTATTATAACGGGATCGCTTCTTTTTTATCAGTATGAATTCTAATAACATTCTAAATGGGGAAATCCTTTTTTAAAAGAATGCATCAGTAATATTGTTTACAGAATATAGCTGCCTTGCTGTTAAGAACACAGGCTGATGTATTGATTTTTAGTTATAAATTATGGCTTAACGGGCTGTCTTCGGGGGGAGATAGCCCGTTTTATTGTACCAATACCGTACAGGTAATGTCCGTATCTGAACACCGGGCAACCGTTATTCGCTGAGTTTCAGCGGAAAAAGGAGTGGCATATTGCTTGTGCTTTTGATAGGCTAAATTGGTTGATTATGCTTCGTCACTATTTTCAAATTGCCTGGCGCAACATCCGGAAACGGAAGTTTTTTAGTTTACTGAATGTTACCGGGCTGGCTATTGGAATGGTGTGTTGCCTGCTGATCACCTTATACCTCCATAACGAACTTTCTTACGATCAATATCATACCAAACACGACCGCATATACCGGCTGGTACATGCCTATCCCGGTGCCGATCAGCGGTCTGCACAGGCAGTGTTAACCCCAAAGGATTACCAGGTGTGGGGCTGCGCACCCGCAGGCCCGGCGCTGCAGGCCAATTTTCCGGGTATTGAAAAAGTGGTACGCTTTACAAGCCCGTCCAGCTGGTTGCTGCAATACGGCGAGCAACGCATTCAGCAGGATAACATGGTGTTTATGGACTCCACCGCATTTGACGTGTTCAGCTGGGAGTGGTTGTATGGCAACAGGCATACGGCGTTGGTAGCACCGGGAAGCATTGTGCTTACGCAGTCTGTAGCCAAAAAGTTTTTTGGTAATACCGATCCTGTTGGTAAAACATTGCTTGCAGATAATCAGGAAAACTTACTGGTTACCGGTGTGATAAAAGATGTTCCCCCTAATTCGCAGTTTACCTTCAACGGACTTATTTCCATGACCACCATGCGGAAATACCGACCGGAGATTTTTAGTAACTGGGGATATGTAGACTTTTACACCTACTTATTGCTGAAAGAAAATGCACAAATAGCATCCATAGAAACAAAGCTTCCTGCTTTTATCAGAAGGTATACCGGGCCTGATAGATGGTATGGGCTCACATTTGAGAAGATGACAGATGCCTATTTGCATTCTGTAGCCAGCAGGCAGCCTGGCGCTACAGGCAGTTTGCTGAATATTTATCTCTTTGCCTGTATTGCTGTTTTTATCATGCTGATTGCCTGTATTAATTTTATAAACCTGTCTACAGCGCGCTCCCTGGAAAGGGCAAAAGAAGTGGGTGTGAGAAAAGTGTTGGGTGTGCGTGTATCCAGCCTGGTGTGGCAATTTTTATTAGAATCTGTTTTGTTTACACTGGCCGCAGCTGTAATAGCGCTGATATTAGCACGGCCGGGCATTGTGTTGATGGAAAAATTATCCGGTAAGGATATCTCGTATACACACTTTTTTACACCATTGTTTTTTGCAGGTATGTTCCTTTTTTCCGTTGTAGTGGGTATGCTGGCAGGGATATACCCGGCGCTGGCATTGGTGAAGGTAAAGGCCATTGCGGTGCTGAAAGGCAGGTATTGGCCTATTGCAGGTGGGGTTTCGCTACGCAAAGTATTAGTGGTGTTTCAGTTTGCATTATCCGTAGCACTGATTGCCGGAACATTAGTGGTATATGCACAGCTGCAATACCTGGGCCATCGCGATCTGGGATTTCAGAAAGAGCAGATGGTGATATTGGATTTTGCAGGGGATGCCAAAGTGCAGCAAAATATTGAATCCATTAAAAGGGCTATAGCTGCACAGCCAGGTGTTACAGCTGTGACGGCATCGCGTGCCGTACCTGGTGAATTTTTGCCCAATGCCGGCACTGAGATACAAGCGCCTGATGGTCAACTGGTGCAAAGGCTTCCGCTTATTTATGAAATAGACTTTGATTTTATTCCTACCTATCATATCCCCCTGGTGGCAGGCAGGGCTTATTCACGTGAGCATGTGACCGATAGTGCAGAAGCCATGATTATAAATGAAGCTACTGCACAGTTGTTTGGATACACCCACCCGGCCGATGCTGTTGGAAAACAGTTTCAGCAATGGGGTAGGAAGGGAGTGGTGATTGGTGTGGTTAAAAACTTTCATTTTCGCTCGCTTCACCAGGCGGTAGAGCCGCTTACCTTACGATATGGCTATCCGTCAGATCTTAATCGTATTTCCGTCTCTATAAAAGGGGATGCTATGCAGGCTTCACTGGCGGGTGTTAAAAAGGTGTGGGATCAGATGGCGCCCCAGCGTCCTTTCCTTTTTCACTTCCTGGACGAGTCGTTTCGCGAACAATACCAGGCAGATGAGCATTTCGGGCAACTGTTTACTTTCTTTTCCTGTCTGGCCATTTGCATTGCCTGTTTGGGACTTCTAGGGCTTTCTACCTATATGGCGCAGCAACGTGTAAAGGAAATTGGTGTAAGAAAAGTATTAGGCTCATCTGTAGCCGGCATAGTGTTGTTGTTATCCAAAGATTTTATCAGCCTGGTGTTCATTGCTATTATTATTGCTGTTCCTATATGTGTGTGGGCCATGAATCAATGGTTGCATGATTTTGCTTATCGCATCACTATAGGGCCGCTGGTGTTTATAGAAGCCGGCTTGCTTACACTGGGTGTGGCCTTTACCACCATAGCATGGCAATCGGTGAAGGCGGCTATTGCTAATCCTATACAATCATTGCGACATGAATAATGGTGAGGTGTGTAATAGTATGAATATTACCTTATTGTTAACGTGCCATGCTAACAGGTGCTGCTACCTGGTAATGGGGTAATTTGCCCGGCATTAGCGGGTAAGTATGCAGTTTGTGGAAGAAACAGATCAGGTGATCGTTGAACATATCAATAAAGGCGATAAACACGCTTACGAAGCGTTGTTTCAGCGTTACTGGGAAATGTTGTTTGCCATTGCCTACCGTAAAACAGGCGATACACAGGATGCGCTGGATATTGTACAGGAATTGTTTATTCACATCTGGGAAAGCCATGAAACGCTGGAAATCAGCGGCAACGTAGCTGCCTACCTTACCACCAGCATTAAAAACCGTGTTATCAGCTGGTACCGCGCTACCAGCAGCCGCGCCAAACAAAAAGCAGCATTACTGGAACGTTTGCAGGAAATGAGCGGCGATCATTCCGAACAAGCCGCCACAGAATATACTGCTGCGCTGGAAGAATGGCAACTGGCTATTGATACTTTGCCCGTCCGTATGAAAGAAATTTATGTACTCCGCCATCAGCAACAACTTTCTATCTCCGAAATATCATCTGCTTTAAACTTACGTCCCCAATCTATCCGCAACCAGCTATCCGAAGCGTCCGATCGCGTGCGGAAACTGCTGGAAAAGCATCTTTGGCTGTGCATCACCCTTTGCCTGGGCGCAGATAGTTGGATTTAATACTGTACTATAGAGTGCACCTCCTGTTTTTTCTTGTTAACAATTTGGTAATACACCTGGCAGGTACAAGCGAATATCCACAAACGTGGTTATTGTGATGACTACTGAACAGGAAAAAAGAATTAATCAACTGCTGGATAAATATCTCGCCGGCACAAGCACTCCGGAAGAAAACCAACTGGTAGACGAGTGGTACAATAGCCTTGCTATGGTGGAAGATATTCGTCTACAACAACCTGCTTTTATGGCTGCGGCAGAACAGCAGCTGAGAGCGGGCTTGCCCGATCTGCCGGCTTCTATATCTAACCAACGCGCAGTAATACGCCGTTTGTATCGTTGGACGGCAGCCGCTGCGGCTATGGTAGCGGGTATAGTGCTTTCCTGGGCGGGTTACCGTTGGTATAACGTGCATGCGCATCGTACCAACATGGCCACTGCTATGCACACCCATCGCAGAGAGTTGAAAAAGCTGGTGCTGCCCGACGGTTCTACGGTTTGGATGAACGAGTTTTCTACACTGGAATGGAATACCGATTTCAATAAAAACAGTCGCGTGGTAAAGCTCAATGGCGAAGCCCGTTTTGATATTGCACCACAGGCAGGTAAACCTTTTCGCGTGCAGGTGGGTAACACGGTTACTACCGTACTGGGTACCGTTTTCAACGTAGAAGGATATGAGCAGGAGCAATCTATTAAAGTAGCCCTGTTATCCGGTAAAGTACGTTTTGAAAAAGACAGCAGTAACAACAAACCAGTGGTATTAACACCAGGCAGCATGGTCACCTACAACAGGCTTTCAGGCAACAGCCTGGTAACCTCTACGGGAAGTACCGCAGTAGACGCCTGGATGGATGGCGCCATTGTATTCAATGAAGTACCTGTAGAAGAAGCCTTGCGAAGACTGGCGCGTCACTTTGACTGGACGATAAAATGGCAACATCCGTTACCGGTGGATGGCACTACGGTTACCGCACTTTTCCGCCGCGAAACGCCGGAGCAGATATTACAAGGTATAGCCCTTACCAACCAGGTAAAGTATACATTAAAAGACAAGCAACTCACTATACTCGGAACTGACTAAACACAAGTAAGGTATTGCAGCAGCAATAGCCCTTTAAAAATGTAACAACATGAATGGTATTACTGTAAAAAGCCGGGTGCACACCCGGACAGGGAGAGCCATGCCGCTGATGATAGCCGGTATATGCATCCTATTACTAACAACAGGTATACGGCAGGTGGCACATGCCCAGTCGTATAGTATGAAAGAGCAGGTTACAATACAGGCAAGTGCCACCAATGCCGCAGCTGTATTGGAAGAGCTGGATAAGCAAAGCAATTATTCCTTTACTTATTCAAAAGCAGCTTTACAAAAGATAGAGATTGCTGCTATTCAATGGAACAAGGTAACATTGGAAACAGCTTTAAGCGAACTAAAGAAAAAATACCATATCGGATTTCAGCCGGTAAATACTACTATCTCTTTTTTCATAGAGAAACCACAGCCTGAAAAAGGAGATACGCTGAACAGGCATATCACCGGCAAAATAACCGTAACCGGTCAAATTAAAGATGCCGCTACCAAACAGCCGTTGCCTGGTGTGGATGTAATGGTACAGGGCAGCAGAATGAGCACGGTAACTGCTGCGGATGGCACGTACACTGTATTGGTAAAAGACAGCAGCTCGGTGCTGGTGTTTTCCATTGTAGGCTATGAAAGCCGTTTTATATCAGCCGGTAAAAATGTAGCAGTTGTTTTTATGACAGCTGACGATAAAGCGCTTACCGGCGTTGTAGTAGGAGCGCGTAGAAAAATAAATACAGAAGTAGCATTACTGAACGAAAGAAAGAATGCTGCGATAGTGTCAGATGGTATCTCTGCCCAGCAGATAGAGCGTACCGCCAGCATTACCACCACACAGGCGCTGCAAAGAGTATCGGGCGTAACCATCACCGACGATAAATATGTAGCCATCCGTGGTTTGGGCGATCGCAGTGTGATAGGACAGTTAAACGGTGTGCGTCTGGCTTCTTCCGATCCGGACAGAAGTACCATTCCTTTAGACCTGGTACCTGCCAGCCTGCTGGATAACATCACCATTTTTAAAACCGTAACCCCGGATAAACCTGCGGATGCTGCTGCCGGTATAGTGGAACTGAAAACCAAATCTATTCCCGAAAGGCAAACCTTAAGCATTACCGCACAGGTAGGTATGAACACACAAACCGGTGGTAAGGTTAACAGCTTTTACAACAGCGATATGGGCTTTCTGGGGGGTAAGGTAAAGAACAAAGACCTGAGCGCCGATTTCCGTAACCTGAGTACCCAATACCCGCATGGTTTAGGCGATATACAGGCTAAGATTGCCGCCAGCCGCAACAACCCGGAGTTACTGGCCGAAGCCAACCGTGTGAATGGCATTATGCACCAGCTGGACCCGGTGTTAACTACCCGCTACAAAACCGCGCCAACAAACCAGGTGTATTCAGTAACCTATGGCAATAGCCTGAAAGTGTTTCAAAAGCACCAGCTGGGCATTATTGCCGGTATTAACTACTACAGCCGCACTACCGATATTTACCAGGGCGAGCTTACCCAATGGAGCCTGTACCAGGGCGCCTTAACCGGTAACTCCGCTATCTATAACCCACTGGTTATACCCAGCTATGTAACACCTAATAATATCAACTTAGGTAAATACCTGGGCTATAAAGAAAATACAGGCACCCAAACCCTTAACTATGGTTTCCTGGGTGGCGTTGCTTACCGTTTTAATTCGCAGCACGAAATCAGTATACAATACCTGGGTAGCCGTGGTGCTGAAACAAAAGCAACCCACCTGGCAGGAGCCTATGAATATATAGCCTTACCTGGTGGCATATCCAGCACCACGTATTCATTAAGGCAAACCTACCGAACCCTCAATACCTTTAACCTGCAGGGCGAGCATAAATTGTTTAAAGGCAACTTTACGCCACGCCTGAGTTATAACCTGGCAAGCTCATCCAGCAGTCAGAACGATCCTGATTTCCGTTTCGCTAACCTGGCCGATTATATGCCCAGGGGAGGTGGTAGTTATTCAGTGCCGGTGCCGGGTCTGCCGGATAAGATTGTTGGTACTGAACACCTGTATTCACTGGTATCTGGTTACGTAAATGGTTATGGCCCTTACGGTATTATACAGGCCGATCCTAACGGCCGCCGTTTCAGAAAACTGAACGAGGATAACTACAACTATAAAGCAGATGTAACCATCCCTTTTAAAACAGGCAAACTGCGCCAGGAATTTAAAACCGGTGTTAACTACCTGCATCGCAAACGCAACTATTCCGAAAACGTACTATACCTGCCAGGCTCTAACTATTCCAACACCGGGGCATTGCCTATCTATGCCGTAAATGGCAACCTCGACAGGCTGGTAGGGTATGATAGA encodes the following:
- a CDS encoding FecR family protein, with product MTTEQEKRINQLLDKYLAGTSTPEENQLVDEWYNSLAMVEDIRLQQPAFMAAAEQQLRAGLPDLPASISNQRAVIRRLYRWTAAAAAMVAGIVLSWAGYRWYNVHAHRTNMATAMHTHRRELKKLVLPDGSTVWMNEFSTLEWNTDFNKNSRVVKLNGEARFDIAPQAGKPFRVQVGNTVTTVLGTVFNVEGYEQEQSIKVALLSGKVRFEKDSSNNKPVVLTPGSMVTYNRLSGNSLVTSTGSTAVDAWMDGAIVFNEVPVEEALRRLARHFDWTIKWQHPLPVDGTTVTALFRRETPEQILQGIALTNQVKYTLKDKQLTILGTD
- a CDS encoding carboxypeptidase-like regulatory domain-containing protein, which codes for MKTTRILGAACLFAVLACMGCKKSSSPTVEPPLPYTPEPVTATISGRVIDENKLPVSGAVVTAGSVSDTTGVDGLFIINNASVDKNAGFVKVVKDSFYLGAKTIVVRSGKDNNVSIQLIKKTVAGTFAASSGGTVTVPASGGNIQFQAGSVVNAASNAAYTGNVSVSAFFFDPTAEGFDNIIPGTLRGTTTNNIETGLQSFSMMAVELTGDNGEKLQLADGKPATITFAIPADIRSKAPNNIPLWYLDETSGLWKEEGEATRKGDTYVGTVKHFSYWNCDAPFAVIDFSATITDKNGIALKGGKVVFTTSDSTVNYGAGNINDDGFTGGKIPAMAILTMIIYDKCGSQVYRKSVGPFAGATPLGTIVVDATTTAVTISGSVVNCSGGAVADGYVTVELENVFYRTNITNGSFSLLVNRCNNTPVTATVTAYDPASAQSGEAAKVAVSGTSVNAGVITVCGTVYDQYVYYTVNGQNYGITAPPFNMKVTASIYGYGNGVYDTVTELRATSAENEYRYFYLAFRGGAYPGVKAWSGFYPYDNSDTYFVQKGNADVIVTEYGSTGTGYIVGSFTGNVSDSNNNSKVYPISCRFRLKR
- a CDS encoding ABC transporter permease translates to MLRHYFQIAWRNIRKRKFFSLLNVTGLAIGMVCCLLITLYLHNELSYDQYHTKHDRIYRLVHAYPGADQRSAQAVLTPKDYQVWGCAPAGPALQANFPGIEKVVRFTSPSSWLLQYGEQRIQQDNMVFMDSTAFDVFSWEWLYGNRHTALVAPGSIVLTQSVAKKFFGNTDPVGKTLLADNQENLLVTGVIKDVPPNSQFTFNGLISMTTMRKYRPEIFSNWGYVDFYTYLLLKENAQIASIETKLPAFIRRYTGPDRWYGLTFEKMTDAYLHSVASRQPGATGSLLNIYLFACIAVFIMLIACINFINLSTARSLERAKEVGVRKVLGVRVSSLVWQFLLESVLFTLAAAVIALILARPGIVLMEKLSGKDISYTHFFTPLFFAGMFLFSVVVGMLAGIYPALALVKVKAIAVLKGRYWPIAGGVSLRKVLVVFQFALSVALIAGTLVVYAQLQYLGHRDLGFQKEQMVILDFAGDAKVQQNIESIKRAIAAQPGVTAVTASRAVPGEFLPNAGTEIQAPDGQLVQRLPLIYEIDFDFIPTYHIPLVAGRAYSREHVTDSAEAMIINEATAQLFGYTHPADAVGKQFQQWGRKGVVIGVVKNFHFRSLHQAVEPLTLRYGYPSDLNRISVSIKGDAMQASLAGVKKVWDQMAPQRPFLFHFLDESFREQYQADEHFGQLFTFFSCLAICIACLGLLGLSTYMAQQRVKEIGVRKVLGSSVAGIVLLLSKDFISLVFIAIIIAVPICVWAMNQWLHDFAYRITIGPLVFIEAGLLTLGVAFTTIAWQSVKAAIANPIQSLRHE
- a CDS encoding GNAT family N-acetyltransferase: MSNIIIKRVTLHDIEALQQIGRQTFAETFAPFNSAENMATYLEEGFAYDKLAAELQKENSEFYFAMLDNAVIGYLKLNTGDTQTELKEQGALEIERIYVQQEFHGKRVGQLLYDKAIAVAIEKQVQYVWLGVWEKNSRAIRFYQKNGFVAFDKHLFQLGNDVQTDFMMRKRLDGSLEIQPLLENENVILYPLRESDFDSLYAVASDPKVWEQHPNKNRWQLEVFRTFFDGAIQSKGAFKIVDKTTGKAIGCTRFYDYNPQEKSIFIGYTFYGTISWGKGINQQVKALMLEYIFPFVNQVFLHVGAHNIRSQIAVGRTGAKKIGEQAVAYFGETSLLNFVYVIEKESWRM
- a CDS encoding TonB-dependent receptor domain-containing protein gives rise to the protein MNGITVKSRVHTRTGRAMPLMIAGICILLLTTGIRQVAHAQSYSMKEQVTIQASATNAAAVLEELDKQSNYSFTYSKAALQKIEIAAIQWNKVTLETALSELKKKYHIGFQPVNTTISFFIEKPQPEKGDTLNRHITGKITVTGQIKDAATKQPLPGVDVMVQGSRMSTVTAADGTYTVLVKDSSSVLVFSIVGYESRFISAGKNVAVVFMTADDKALTGVVVGARRKINTEVALLNERKNAAIVSDGISAQQIERTASITTTQALQRVSGVTITDDKYVAIRGLGDRSVIGQLNGVRLASSDPDRSTIPLDLVPASLLDNITIFKTVTPDKPADAAAGIVELKTKSIPERQTLSITAQVGMNTQTGGKVNSFYNSDMGFLGGKVKNKDLSADFRNLSTQYPHGLGDIQAKIAASRNNPELLAEANRVNGIMHQLDPVLTTRYKTAPTNQVYSVTYGNSLKVFQKHQLGIIAGINYYSRTTDIYQGELTQWSLYQGALTGNSAIYNPLVIPSYVTPNNINLGKYLGYKENTGTQTLNYGFLGGVAYRFNSQHEISIQYLGSRGAETKATHLAGAYEYIALPGGISSTTYSLRQTYRTLNTFNLQGEHKLFKGNFTPRLSYNLASSSSSQNDPDFRFANLADYMPRGGGSYSVPVPGLPDKIVGTEHLYSLVSGYVNGYGPYGIIQADPNGRRFRKLNEDNYNYKADVTIPFKTGKLRQEFKTGVNYLHRKRNYSENVLYLPGSNYSNTGALPIYAVNGNLDRLVGYDRIGIHLPSSYNEEGAPRVGGYLYNTQKSPNNYKGYFETRAFYGMMDMHLTEKLRLTGGVRFEMTDIKAAVDTSNVFLDASVTTTDASGNKVNLVYTEPNSVYKVDYEPFYSANLTYTLNSNMNFRLGYNNSLARPELRELTNVFDFDPFQFALVVGNPNLKNQKTTNYDFRWEWFPAPGEVLAVSTFYKEIENQLTKVFKQNSTGLNARFPEFPAIEFQNDPNKGKVYGIELEVVKNLGLLSPALRNFFLGSNLLLAQSDIKKTAERLASSRAIDRRSPANSPLFEQAPYSVNVYINYSNKKRGTDITATFNMVGERLIQVNLDGTPDLYSRPQPVLDLVFTQQLFKRIQLKGFAKNILDKPYQEVYANPGTGGKFYGKQYIRRSYNRGTEMMLGLTYTL
- a CDS encoding RNA polymerase sigma factor, producing MEETDQVIVEHINKGDKHAYEALFQRYWEMLFAIAYRKTGDTQDALDIVQELFIHIWESHETLEISGNVAAYLTTSIKNRVISWYRATSSRAKQKAALLERLQEMSGDHSEQAATEYTAALEEWQLAIDTLPVRMKEIYVLRHQQQLSISEISSALNLRPQSIRNQLSEASDRVRKLLEKHLWLCITLCLGADSWI